One genomic window of Thermococcus sp. includes the following:
- a CDS encoding proton-conducting transporter membrane subunit — protein MQVGMVPVIPLGFAFFLPFVAFLTGRRKGVVITYSLLALTVTFLAGIWLFHEAYSSREPLVYAFGNWIAPIGIVFEVDKLSATLVLTATFGFLLAGIYSAKFIKTHGLEFYYTFLLGLEAGTLGAFMTGDAFNTFVMLEVIGASAYAIVGFYRNKSEAIEGAFKYGISGAVATSLYFLALGFIYASFGTLNMADLSAKFHRISFPVTTKLFGDPTLALAIFFALTISMVIVKSAIFPGHYWLPSAYSGAPIPVGAILSSFVEVVGIYLLARYTYTLFHGLPFWGALSLVFLVLGTATAFLGSIMMLVQKNVKKLIAYSTILHMGYLFMTLGVGTGLALMAIDFHIVNHAIAKTLLFFTVGAFIYRRKSVDIEELAGVGREMPATTFLFALATLSLVGVPPLNVFFSKMLIFNALLQVSPLVASVVVITSAIAAWAYFQLFITLWRGKPVDGHHHEHREVKRVEIWTFVAVNTLLGVLVVVFGLFAPVIIDRFFHPASLQAMDYTGYIDAVRRLAEAMLH, from the coding sequence ATGCAGGTCGGAATGGTTCCCGTGATTCCGCTCGGATTTGCCTTCTTCCTGCCCTTTGTGGCTTTCCTCACCGGCAGGAGAAAGGGCGTTGTGATAACTTACTCCCTACTGGCGCTTACGGTTACGTTCCTTGCCGGAATCTGGCTCTTCCACGAGGCCTACTCAAGCAGAGAACCCCTAGTTTACGCCTTTGGAAACTGGATAGCCCCGATAGGGATAGTCTTCGAGGTGGACAAGTTATCTGCCACTCTCGTTCTGACAGCGACTTTCGGCTTCCTGCTCGCTGGAATCTACTCGGCAAAGTTCATAAAGACTCACGGCCTCGAATTCTACTACACCTTCCTTCTTGGCCTTGAAGCAGGAACCCTCGGTGCCTTCATGACGGGAGATGCCTTCAACACCTTCGTCATGCTTGAAGTCATAGGCGCGAGTGCCTACGCGATAGTCGGCTTCTACCGCAACAAGAGCGAAGCAATCGAAGGTGCGTTCAAGTACGGCATCAGCGGTGCCGTGGCAACAAGTCTTTATTTCCTCGCCCTTGGATTCATTTATGCCTCATTTGGAACGCTCAACATGGCTGACCTGAGCGCGAAGTTCCACAGGATTTCCTTCCCGGTGACCACAAAGCTCTTCGGTGACCCGACCCTCGCCCTGGCGATATTCTTTGCACTAACTATCTCAATGGTAATAGTCAAGAGCGCGATTTTTCCCGGCCACTACTGGCTCCCAAGTGCCTATTCAGGAGCCCCAATTCCCGTTGGTGCCATACTGAGTAGCTTCGTCGAGGTTGTGGGGATATACCTTCTGGCCAGGTACACCTACACACTCTTCCACGGTCTTCCCTTCTGGGGGGCCCTCTCGCTGGTCTTCCTCGTCCTCGGAACGGCGACGGCTTTTCTCGGCTCCATAATGATGCTCGTCCAGAAGAACGTCAAGAAGCTCATCGCTTATTCCACGATACTCCACATGGGCTACCTCTTCATGACACTCGGAGTTGGAACAGGGCTGGCCCTCATGGCGATAGACTTCCACATAGTCAACCATGCAATAGCTAAAACGCTCTTGTTCTTCACGGTCGGGGCCTTCATCTATCGCAGAAAGTCCGTTGATATAGAGGAGCTCGCAGGTGTTGGAAGGGAAATGCCCGCGACTACGTTTCTCTTTGCACTAGCAACGCTGAGCCTCGTCGGTGTTCCACCGCTCAACGTATTCTTCAGCAAGATGCTAATCTTCAACGCCCTCCTACAGGTCAGCCCGCTCGTAGCTTCCGTCGTGGTAATAACCAGTGCCATAGCGGCGTGGGCCTACTTCCAGCTCTTTATAACCCTCTGGCGCGGAAAGCCCGTTGATGGGCATCACCACGAGCACAGAGAAGTCAAAAGAGTGGAAATCTGGACCTTTGTGGCTGTAAACACTCTTCTTGGAGTCCTCGTTGTGGTCTTTGGCCTCTTCGCGCCGGTGATAATAGACAGGTTTTTCCATCCGGCATCTCTCCAGGCAATGGACTACACGGGATACATCGATGCTGTCAGGAGACTCGCGGAGGCGATGCTCCATTAG
- a CDS encoding sodium:proton antiporter has product MISLLLAYITLTLFGMILLGIYGVATRSNLIKKIIMLNVMGDAINMLFILIGYRLVFPVFPPIYEKHITFQEFLNRAVDPVPQALVLTAIVIGMAMNILLSTYAIQFYRLHGTVDARDIAEIMGGEGE; this is encoded by the coding sequence ATGATTAGCCTTCTTCTCGCTTATATAACGCTGACCCTCTTCGGCATGATACTCCTTGGAATCTACGGCGTGGCAACGCGCTCCAACCTGATTAAGAAGATAATTATGCTCAACGTCATGGGCGACGCGATAAACATGCTTTTTATCCTCATCGGCTACCGTCTCGTCTTCCCTGTCTTTCCTCCAATATACGAGAAGCACATAACCTTCCAAGAGTTCCTCAACAGAGCCGTTGACCCCGTTCCACAGGCCCTTGTCCTGACGGCCATAGTTATTGGGATGGCTATGAACATACTTCTTTCGACGTATGCAATCCAGTTCTACCGCCTCCACGGAACAGTGGATGCCAGGGACATAGCTGAAATCATGGGGGGTGAGGGCGAATGA
- a CDS encoding monovalent cation/H+ antiporter complex subunit F: MNVESVFLSVLYFAAVIYTLAFVLYGIRAIKGPTTADIILAVDCLSFDMAAFMVILGIYFKSIMLASGAIILALWAFMLDIYYTKYVLYGEVEV; encoded by the coding sequence ATGAACGTTGAAAGCGTTTTCCTGAGCGTCCTCTACTTTGCGGCGGTTATCTACACTCTGGCCTTCGTTCTATACGGAATAAGGGCCATTAAAGGCCCCACAACAGCGGACATAATCTTGGCTGTGGACTGCCTATCCTTTGACATGGCGGCATTTATGGTAATACTGGGGATTTACTTCAAGTCCATCATGCTCGCCAGCGGTGCCATAATTCTCGCCCTCTGGGCCTTTATGCTTGACATCTACTACACCAAATACGTCCTCTACGGGGAGGTGGAGGTATGA
- a CDS encoding proton-conducting transporter membrane subunit has translation MSLYVLELALGLLFTASLLGLAVGRRAYYVTLASSIALFASAVEGLNGLSGEIIPFLPTSVMVDSLSALFLLAVAFLTFALSLYLLSYEVRGNGRFLAMATNMALFSAVLFLVTDNIERLTLAYELFAVFTGVMVLTSETRGSRKATWRYLVITQVFGIIPLLIVTGITYGAVGDLHHLTFEGLRENLKNLAVSPDFLLSLFLLASLVRSGAFPFHVWVPRVYRSLPSPFVPVFLIGESLGVYLLLRVSHFVLPAGKSLGYTVAFLGTITAFATLYSFREIRLKRKFAYHSVMDVGIAYFALGSSLVLQGTFLGTVALLGALLHVLYQMLYKSSLFFGLGAIEHYGEEPNICSMRKLLKGHVIALLMTLSVFSMAGIPPLSAFVSKWLIYTAPMGSVDVLLWLMVVTIAFLGVFPLASIIQVRRINRLICKREVEREDVPFTIRTVTGIVSLASFIVAVFPFILLPWLVKAIEILGYPLPESPVHLFFGVFSSFVALAVLIISSYVGWKIGKMPTERVSELLLIFYNIGDILRFTSDYFLLLGKRFYINQVLPIIKVVPRHELPLIKDYDDALDYPVRHLDEAMFMPLIKAFQKIAEWGRSRNLDMNALIGGFAIAMAVLIVLLGVFA, from the coding sequence ATGAGCCTCTACGTCCTCGAGCTGGCCCTTGGACTGCTCTTCACGGCCTCACTCCTCGGTTTGGCCGTCGGTAGAAGGGCCTATTACGTAACGCTGGCCTCTTCTATCGCGCTCTTTGCGAGTGCCGTAGAGGGCCTAAATGGGCTCTCAGGAGAGATAATCCCATTCCTCCCCACAAGTGTTATGGTGGATTCTCTCTCTGCCCTCTTTCTCCTTGCTGTTGCGTTCCTGACGTTCGCCCTTTCTCTATACCTCCTATCCTACGAGGTTAGGGGCAACGGAAGGTTCCTGGCCATGGCAACCAACATGGCACTCTTCTCTGCGGTCCTTTTCCTCGTAACGGACAACATTGAAAGGCTAACCCTCGCCTACGAGCTCTTTGCAGTCTTTACGGGGGTTATGGTTCTAACCTCAGAAACAAGGGGCTCCAGAAAGGCCACATGGCGTTACCTAGTAATCACCCAGGTCTTTGGGATAATCCCCCTCCTCATCGTCACCGGAATAACATACGGAGCCGTTGGTGACCTCCATCACCTTACCTTTGAGGGCTTAAGGGAGAACCTTAAAAACCTCGCCGTAAGCCCGGATTTCCTCCTCTCACTCTTCCTCCTCGCTTCCCTCGTCAGGAGCGGGGCCTTTCCGTTCCACGTCTGGGTTCCAAGGGTCTACCGCTCCCTTCCAAGTCCTTTTGTCCCGGTCTTCCTGATTGGAGAGTCCCTAGGGGTTTATCTCCTCCTCAGGGTTTCCCACTTTGTCCTCCCAGCTGGAAAGTCCCTTGGCTACACCGTTGCGTTTCTGGGCACGATTACGGCATTCGCGACGCTGTATTCATTCAGGGAAATAAGGCTGAAGCGCAAGTTCGCCTACCACAGCGTTATGGACGTTGGAATAGCTTATTTTGCCCTCGGGAGTTCACTGGTTCTCCAGGGAACGTTCCTTGGAACGGTGGCCCTTTTGGGTGCTCTGCTTCACGTTCTTTATCAGATGCTCTACAAGAGCTCCCTCTTCTTCGGCCTTGGGGCCATAGAGCACTACGGCGAAGAGCCGAACATATGCTCCATGAGAAAGCTGTTGAAGGGCCATGTGATAGCCCTCCTGATGACCCTCTCCGTGTTTTCAATGGCAGGCATACCCCCGCTCTCTGCCTTCGTCAGCAAATGGCTGATTTACACCGCCCCCATGGGTAGCGTTGATGTCCTTCTGTGGCTCATGGTAGTCACGATAGCCTTTCTCGGGGTATTTCCCCTCGCCTCTATAATCCAGGTGAGGAGAATAAACAGGCTTATATGCAAGAGAGAGGTTGAGAGGGAGGACGTTCCGTTCACGATAAGGACAGTTACAGGGATTGTCTCACTGGCGAGCTTTATCGTTGCCGTGTTTCCCTTCATACTCCTGCCCTGGCTCGTTAAGGCAATAGAAATCCTTGGATACCCGTTGCCAGAGAGTCCAGTGCACCTGTTCTTCGGTGTTTTCTCCTCCTTTGTGGCCCTCGCTGTGCTAATCATATCCTCCTACGTCGGGTGGAAGATTGGAAAAATGCCAACGGAGCGCGTCAGCGAGTTGCTCCTCATATTTTACAACATAGGGGACATACTCCGATTCACCTCAGATTACTTTCTCCTGCTTGGCAAGAGGTTTTACATCAATCAAGTTTTACCCATAATAAAGGTCGTCCCGAGACACGAACTTCCGCTCATTAAGGACTACGACGATGCCCTTGACTACCCCGTCAGGCACCTCGACGAGGCGATGTTCATGCCTCTGATTAAAGCCTTCCAGAAGATTGCGGAATGGGGCAGGAGCAGAAACCTCGACATGAACGCCCTCATAGGTGGGTTCGCCATAGCAATGGCCGTCCTTATAGTCCTTTTGGGGGTGTTTGCATGA
- a CDS encoding polyprenyl synthetase family protein, whose protein sequence is MESLDEKLIEALEGSVELAKKIGEYIIRSGGKRIRPRIALAVARGLGLSHEDSLDLASAIELIHTASLVHDDVIDLAEKRRNNPTVVMRWGPELAVLSGDFLFVRALRIIASKRVEMVDYVAKVVEEMVKAEILQEAIRGSVHLDVETYYRIIDGKTGRLFGASFALPAYYVERPFWKELDRAGALVGRAFQIVDDVLDYFPGTGKDRFKDLLNGKTTLPLILYTERYGSSLVEKVLKNPTEENLLDLFERMKKAGVFESALNTARSYVEEALELVKGLSFNSKEVVNLVSDYFASIFQKVEKVNP, encoded by the coding sequence GTGGAATCTCTGGACGAAAAGCTCATTGAGGCCCTTGAGGGGAGCGTTGAACTCGCCAAAAAAATCGGGGAATACATTATTAGAAGTGGAGGGAAGAGAATAAGGCCGCGCATAGCTCTCGCGGTTGCAAGGGGGCTTGGACTTAGCCATGAAGACTCCCTCGACCTTGCTTCGGCCATAGAGCTTATTCACACCGCTAGCTTGGTTCACGATGACGTCATAGATTTAGCCGAAAAGAGGAGGAACAATCCCACTGTGGTCATGCGCTGGGGTCCAGAGTTGGCAGTCCTGAGCGGGGACTTTCTCTTCGTCCGTGCGCTGAGAATTATAGCCAGCAAAAGAGTTGAGATGGTGGACTACGTTGCCAAAGTCGTCGAGGAGATGGTGAAGGCCGAAATCCTGCAGGAAGCCATAAGAGGAAGCGTCCACCTTGACGTTGAGACCTATTACAGAATCATAGACGGAAAGACGGGTAGACTCTTTGGGGCTTCCTTTGCCCTTCCGGCTTATTATGTGGAAAGGCCCTTTTGGAAAGAACTAGATAGGGCAGGGGCCCTCGTTGGAAGGGCGTTCCAGATAGTTGATGACGTTTTGGATTACTTCCCTGGAACGGGCAAAGACCGCTTCAAAGATTTGCTCAACGGGAAAACGACGTTGCCCTTAATCCTCTACACCGAACGTTACGGCTCATCCCTTGTGGAAAAGGTTCTTAAGAACCCAACGGAGGAAAACTTACTCGACCTGTTTGAGAGAATGAAAAAAGCCGGAGTTTTCGAGTCGGCACTCAACACTGCTAGGAGTTATGTGGAGGAGGCGCTTGAACTTGTGAAAGGTCTTTCATTTAACTCCAAAGAGGTTGTTAACCTCGTCTCGGACTACTTTGCAAGCATTTTCCAGAAGGTCGAAAAAGTAAACCCCTAA
- a CDS encoding Na+/H+ antiporter subunit E, translating into MNPLRRFSPATFFIVLATYLFYTGSATEYDIVTGSIAALIVSLIVGHWIVKDEPKFFSPRRWAYAVFFALRYFLIEETKTHIDVAKRVFTLKANPGIVRIPLDVESDYGKVLVANSITNTPGTVVVDISDDGKWLYVHWIDVSTLDEKEVKENVVAYFEDYARKIFD; encoded by the coding sequence ATGAACCCGCTGAGGAGATTTTCACCAGCTACTTTTTTCATCGTACTGGCAACTTATCTGTTTTACACGGGTTCGGCCACAGAATACGATATCGTGACGGGCTCGATAGCCGCGCTTATCGTTTCCCTCATAGTGGGGCACTGGATAGTCAAAGATGAGCCCAAATTCTTCTCCCCGAGGAGGTGGGCCTACGCGGTGTTCTTTGCCCTCCGCTACTTCCTGATTGAGGAGACAAAAACCCACATAGACGTTGCTAAGAGGGTTTTCACGCTCAAGGCGAACCCGGGAATAGTCAGAATCCCCTTAGATGTTGAGAGTGACTACGGGAAGGTTCTTGTTGCCAACTCGATAACGAACACGCCGGGAACGGTCGTTGTTGACATAAGCGACGACGGGAAATGGCTCTACGTCCACTGGATTGACGTCTCAACACTCGACGAGAAGGAAGTGAAAGAGAACGTAGTTGCCTACTTCGAGGACTACGCGAGGAAAATCTTTGACTGA
- a CDS encoding Na(+)/H(+) antiporter subunit B, whose amino-acid sequence MKRDVLVAITFLLAFFVIAYAVTVKNVLGLGGAELRPLGEFYLSHAFAHEGLTSHSPEVVTAIVWNYRGFDTLFETFVFFLAIMGAFSVLRLTREQEKLVRELEAREPHRRMDLITRATTKLVVVMIVAISASIALHGHLTPGGGFQGGSAMAVASLLLFAVFSKFTLERKGLTLKHTISAYALGLGLILATVLAPVFLYGGKVLEINLLPGETGLFNLDVGEYTAVTFGFLTVFLVLGVSEWIFKTVLRGEADD is encoded by the coding sequence ATGAAGCGCGACGTGCTGGTTGCCATCACATTTCTACTGGCATTCTTCGTCATAGCCTACGCAGTAACAGTCAAAAACGTTTTGGGCCTTGGCGGAGCCGAGCTAAGGCCACTCGGTGAGTTTTACCTTAGCCATGCCTTTGCCCACGAGGGCTTAACGAGTCACAGCCCGGAGGTCGTGACTGCAATAGTCTGGAACTACCGTGGCTTTGATACACTCTTCGAGACCTTCGTGTTCTTTTTGGCGATAATGGGAGCATTTAGTGTGTTGAGACTCACGAGGGAGCAGGAAAAACTCGTGAGGGAGCTCGAAGCGAGGGAACCCCATAGACGGATGGACTTAATAACCCGGGCCACCACGAAGCTCGTTGTCGTAATGATAGTAGCCATTTCAGCCTCCATAGCACTCCACGGGCACTTAACTCCCGGTGGAGGTTTCCAGGGCGGTTCGGCTATGGCAGTCGCTTCACTTCTCCTCTTCGCCGTGTTCAGCAAGTTCACCCTTGAACGGAAGGGACTAACGCTCAAACATACAATTTCAGCCTACGCCCTTGGGCTGGGACTCATACTTGCTACGGTTCTTGCTCCGGTGTTCCTCTACGGCGGGAAGGTCCTTGAGATAAACCTATTACCGGGCGAAACGGGTCTCTTCAACCTCGACGTTGGCGAATACACTGCTGTGACCTTTGGGTTCCTGACGGTTTTCCTAGTCCTCGGTGTCTCAGAGTGGATATTCAAGACCGTTCTAAGGGGTGAGGCCGATGATTAG
- a CDS encoding hydrogenase 4 subunit D, producing the protein MIGLLATLTFTVPLIGGLILFKLDERKADVVMLTSLLIALITQLGVAFLYLANHEELIHIAYFRSSQFGEVYGLIIDPMSVLIGTVVAVAGFIFMLYGVEYMSERNVGHPGGKGRGLFYAWMTLFEGATLGFIYSSTFLGLLIFFELMGLACWGVVSYYNTKEARRAGFKAFIIPNVGAMIGFYSAIYIGLTQLHDLSLFSLSQVSPEVKPWLFIALLIAGYTKSAQFPTYSWIPDAMEAPTPASAFLHGAAMVEMGVYLVARVLQFIGSLPVWVFYFMAVMVSLTLLIPILNYPVQKDAKRLLAYSTVAEAGIMFSGLTYAVLGLTGKAPGFDIGLKAAMFQLTTHAFVKGLAFLTAGTFTYSLGTLDLRRISGLREILPVNGLAWTVALLGLAGLPPMGIAFSKAELVTNLSLIKVSPLAWLPILMVLTDSVVFLWVGLKWITRNVFGRPNVEKASTHPIITTSLVALIVLTLVSAYLAYPLVEEIAFYGVIP; encoded by the coding sequence ATGATAGGCCTTCTGGCAACGCTGACCTTCACAGTTCCTCTCATTGGTGGTCTAATCCTCTTTAAGCTCGACGAGAGGAAAGCAGACGTAGTAATGCTTACCTCCCTATTAATCGCCCTAATAACTCAGCTGGGGGTCGCGTTCCTCTATCTGGCCAACCACGAGGAGCTAATCCACATAGCCTATTTCAGAAGTTCCCAGTTCGGTGAGGTCTATGGGCTAATAATCGACCCTATGAGCGTTCTAATCGGAACGGTTGTGGCCGTTGCGGGTTTCATATTCATGCTCTACGGCGTGGAGTACATGAGTGAACGAAACGTTGGCCACCCCGGTGGGAAGGGGAGGGGACTTTTCTACGCATGGATGACGCTCTTTGAGGGGGCTACGCTAGGTTTCATTTACTCCTCAACCTTCCTCGGCCTTCTCATATTCTTCGAACTTATGGGCCTTGCCTGCTGGGGTGTTGTCAGCTATTACAACACCAAAGAGGCGAGGAGGGCGGGCTTCAAGGCCTTCATAATACCGAATGTCGGGGCCATGATAGGCTTCTACTCGGCGATATATATTGGCCTGACCCAGCTCCACGATTTAAGCCTGTTCTCTCTCTCACAGGTTTCCCCTGAAGTAAAGCCCTGGCTCTTCATAGCCCTCCTAATAGCCGGCTACACCAAAAGCGCCCAGTTTCCCACCTATTCTTGGATTCCCGATGCTATGGAAGCTCCAACGCCGGCAAGTGCCTTCCTACACGGAGCGGCGATGGTTGAGATGGGCGTTTACCTCGTTGCCAGGGTTCTTCAGTTCATAGGAAGCCTTCCCGTCTGGGTCTTTTACTTCATGGCTGTCATGGTGTCCCTCACGCTCCTAATTCCAATACTCAACTATCCAGTCCAGAAGGACGCGAAAAGGCTTCTGGCCTATTCAACCGTCGCTGAGGCAGGAATAATGTTCTCTGGTTTAACATACGCGGTCTTAGGTTTGACAGGCAAGGCACCGGGATTTGATATAGGCCTCAAGGCCGCGATGTTCCAGCTCACCACCCACGCCTTCGTCAAGGGCCTGGCCTTCCTAACCGCAGGAACCTTCACATACTCCCTCGGGACGCTCGACCTGAGGAGGATAAGCGGGCTCAGGGAGATTTTGCCTGTAAACGGTCTTGCGTGGACCGTTGCACTTCTGGGGCTTGCGGGACTGCCTCCCATGGGAATAGCCTTTAGCAAGGCCGAGCTTGTTACAAACCTCAGCCTAATCAAGGTTTCCCCCCTCGCGTGGCTTCCAATCTTGATGGTTCTAACGGATTCTGTGGTGTTCCTCTGGGTAGGCCTTAAGTGGATTACCCGGAATGTCTTTGGAAGGCCAAACGTCGAGAAGGCCTCAACGCACCCAATCATAACCACTTCCCTAGTGGCTTTAATAGTCCTGACATTGGTTTCAGCCTACCTGGCCTACCCCCTCGTCGAGGAGATAGCCTTTTACGGGGTGATACCATGA
- a CDS encoding hydrogenase subunit MbhD domain-containing protein, with amino-acid sequence MIEIHLLILAIVVSFGFVFSYLAMKEHDLLKALALSSVQSTFFALGFYILAAPDIVLAYLAIAVGAYTALVILAISKTERYEVGE; translated from the coding sequence ATGATTGAGATTCACCTCCTAATCCTTGCAATAGTCGTTTCCTTCGGCTTCGTCTTCAGCTATCTGGCCATGAAGGAGCACGACCTACTAAAGGCTCTAGCCTTAAGCTCAGTTCAGTCCACTTTTTTTGCCCTCGGCTTCTACATACTGGCCGCGCCAGATATAGTCCTTGCATACCTTGCGATAGCGGTCGGAGCCTACACAGCGTTGGTAATTCTGGCTATAAGCAAGACCGAGAGATACGAGGTGGGAGAATGA
- the hemH gene encoding ferrochelatase — protein MKVLFTYMGAPTEPDEIEDFIFRFLYDIRHHIGLDVPGAKAIIRGIAKARAREVRGHYMTIGGKSPLVRYMGEIARAVSEKTGYEIRPGMCYSRPLLEELNWDFDLVFPLYHVYSSSTTERCLVKIRELFGEKPYVKEWWGNGKFVRWIQRNIETGLKESGFESPYVILSVHSLPKKVIEEGDPYEKSHRELAKRVMEAFDLPWEIAFQSRFGRGEWLGPAVPEVLERLKSEGINEVLVYPLSFIVENIETLYELDIEYKGVADRLGLKYYRAKLNHRDPLLIEAIAEVIENASQQN, from the coding sequence TTGAAGGTTCTATTCACCTACATGGGCGCTCCTACGGAGCCAGATGAAATCGAGGACTTCATATTCCGGTTTCTCTATGATATAAGGCACCACATAGGCCTCGACGTCCCCGGTGCCAAGGCGATAATCAGGGGCATAGCTAAGGCCCGTGCGAGGGAAGTTAGGGGACACTATATGACCATAGGCGGTAAGAGCCCCCTCGTGAGGTACATGGGTGAGATAGCCAGGGCCGTGAGCGAGAAAACTGGGTATGAGATAAGGCCTGGCATGTGTTACTCGAGACCGCTTTTGGAAGAGCTTAACTGGGACTTCGACTTGGTCTTCCCGCTCTACCACGTTTACTCAAGTTCAACAACGGAGCGTTGCCTCGTCAAGATACGGGAACTCTTCGGCGAGAAGCCCTACGTAAAGGAGTGGTGGGGCAACGGGAAGTTCGTTCGCTGGATTCAGAGAAACATTGAGACTGGACTAAAGGAGAGCGGCTTTGAGAGTCCTTACGTAATCCTCAGCGTCCATAGCCTGCCGAAGAAGGTAATCGAGGAAGGCGACCCCTACGAGAAGAGCCACAGGGAGCTGGCGAAGAGAGTAATGGAGGCCTTCGACCTGCCCTGGGAAATAGCCTTTCAGAGCAGGTTTGGTAGGGGTGAATGGCTCGGGCCAGCTGTTCCAGAGGTTTTAGAGAGGCTGAAATCTGAAGGAATTAACGAGGTCCTCGTTTACCCACTCAGCTTCATAGTTGAAAATATCGAGACCCTCTACGAGCTGGATATTGAATACAAGGGGGTTGCCGACAGACTCGGCCTGAAATATTACCGGGCAAAGCTTAACCACCGCGACCCCCTTTTGATTGAGGCAATTGCGGAGGTGATTGAGAATGCCAGTCAACAAAACTGA
- the mnhG gene encoding monovalent cation/H(+) antiporter subunit G yields MILEDVIFIIGSIAILLGAIYDLIAAIGLLRFNDFYMRTHAATVGTVGGAALPVFGAGLVALVYYPLGSQRFFMAGIAFTVGVLILLIAPTGTHSLVSAVYFGRVGKKPPLVVDQLEEDLPKREDVAELVREHEELPGEEEEPKFTFRRLVR; encoded by the coding sequence ATGATTCTCGAGGATGTCATATTCATCATAGGCTCAATAGCGATACTCCTCGGAGCAATCTACGACCTCATAGCGGCCATAGGGTTGCTTCGCTTCAACGATTTCTACATGAGAACCCACGCCGCCACAGTCGGAACCGTTGGAGGCGCCGCTTTGCCCGTATTTGGAGCAGGGCTTGTGGCCCTCGTCTACTACCCCCTCGGAAGCCAGAGGTTCTTTATGGCGGGCATAGCCTTCACCGTCGGAGTTTTAATCCTCCTCATAGCTCCAACCGGAACGCACTCGCTTGTTTCGGCCGTTTACTTTGGAAGGGTCGGCAAAAAGCCCCCACTGGTAGTTGACCAGCTTGAGGAGGACTTGCCCAAGAGAGAAGACGTTGCCGAACTCGTTCGCGAGCACGAGGAGTTGCCCGGTGAGGAAGAAGAGCCCAAGTTCACCTTCAGGAGGCTGGTGAGATGA
- a CDS encoding DUF3887 domain-containing protein, with protein MGMRRLPLAMTLVALVLVISLSPAVLADELTEKSNAFMEKFIEAMNTGNYSLIEPYLSERLKSELGEREFAQLRDFTIENYGRLLSFKFVNETRDGNLVKLEYEVKAEKGTFPVALTYKNGELVGIGLGIKAKPNPSGMAAMILGALLALGLFYLLKKPSVPDLVFGSGVALGLSVIIPFYGLVSLVMFYSTLSRALFTAVLTALTVEGVKFYFSRDKDGLSLGLGLGIGQYVLLSIGTFVATNFIMQLPVSFTGPTYWAFLFALAFTVFHAVSAGTYSLRKKPADTVLFAVLEAFALFFEGNNPSISLLFAILGIAVGLKLGGVFSGISGRKAH; from the coding sequence ATGGGAATGAGAAGGCTACCCCTAGCAATGACACTGGTTGCATTAGTTCTAGTTATTTCCCTTAGCCCAGCCGTTCTGGCCGATGAACTCACGGAAAAGAGTAACGCCTTCATGGAGAAGTTCATTGAGGCCATGAACACAGGCAACTACTCCCTTATAGAGCCTTACCTTAGCGAAAGGCTGAAATCTGAGCTCGGCGAGAGAGAATTTGCCCAGCTGAGGGATTTTACAATTGAGAACTACGGGAGGTTACTGTCTTTTAAGTTCGTTAACGAGACCAGAGACGGCAACCTCGTGAAACTTGAATACGAAGTTAAGGCCGAGAAGGGAACGTTTCCCGTTGCGCTAACGTATAAAAACGGCGAGCTGGTAGGAATTGGACTCGGTATTAAAGCGAAACCAAACCCCTCTGGAATGGCCGCAATGATTCTTGGTGCTCTTCTAGCTCTTGGACTGTTTTATCTTCTCAAAAAACCCTCCGTTCCCGACTTAGTGTTCGGTTCTGGGGTAGCGCTCGGACTCTCAGTTATCATTCCATTCTACGGACTGGTGTCATTAGTGATGTTCTACTCAACCCTTTCGAGGGCTCTTTTCACGGCCGTTTTAACTGCCCTGACCGTTGAGGGAGTCAAGTTCTACTTCTCTCGCGACAAGGACGGACTCTCGCTTGGACTGGGCCTTGGAATTGGTCAGTACGTCCTCCTCTCGATAGGGACCTTCGTGGCGACGAACTTCATAATGCAACTCCCCGTTTCCTTCACGGGTCCAACTTACTGGGCATTTCTCTTCGCGCTGGCCTTCACGGTCTTTCACGCTGTGTCTGCGGGAACGTACTCCCTCAGAAAAAAGCCCGCTGATACAGTGCTCTTCGCGGTGTTAGAGGCTTTTGCCCTGTTCTTTGAGGGGAACAATCCCAGCATCTCATTGCTGTTCGCGATTTTGGGAATCGCGGTTGGTCTAAAGCTCGGGGGTGTTTTCAGTGGAATCTCTGGACGAAAAGCTCATTGA